In Mycolicibacterium phocaicum, one DNA window encodes the following:
- a CDS encoding cytochrome P450, with the protein MTLRQRLNWFALHAVIRKLAAYGARHGDLQGRLIADPAVRTDPGAFADELRSRGRMYRGRAAWITADHGLVHQILRSDDFTVTQIGGTLPGALGWLEGKTTVKGRLHPLLPPSLLSVDGEQHTRYRKTVSAVFTTRAVAALRERVQQAANGLIDDLASGATVDVVQSYCSQLPVTVIADILGVPEHERSRILEFGELAAPSLDIGLTWQQYLSVEDGLDGFNTWLSTHIGELRANPGDNLMSQLIEASDGGARLNDEELRATAGLVLAAGFETTVNLLGNGIRMLLQHPDQLALLLAQPDLWPTAVEEILRLDSPVQLSARIAKVDVDLAGYHVQAGEPVVVYLAGANRDPAVFPDPHRFDVTRANAGKHHSFSGGRHFCLGAALARSEGEVGLRTFFERFPDAQLAGPGTRRDTRVLRGWAALPIALGQARAAVPS; encoded by the coding sequence ATGACGCTGAGGCAACGTCTCAACTGGTTCGCGCTGCACGCCGTCATCCGCAAGCTCGCCGCATACGGCGCGCGGCATGGCGACCTCCAAGGCCGGCTCATCGCCGACCCGGCGGTGCGGACCGACCCCGGCGCATTCGCCGACGAACTACGCAGCCGCGGCCGCATGTACCGCGGCCGGGCAGCCTGGATCACTGCGGATCACGGTCTGGTGCACCAGATTCTGCGGTCCGACGACTTCACCGTCACGCAGATCGGCGGGACGCTGCCCGGCGCACTCGGCTGGCTGGAGGGCAAGACCACCGTCAAGGGCCGGTTGCATCCCCTGCTGCCGCCGTCGCTGCTGTCGGTCGACGGCGAGCAGCACACGCGCTACCGCAAGACCGTCTCGGCGGTGTTCACCACGCGGGCCGTCGCGGCATTGCGGGAACGCGTACAGCAGGCCGCGAACGGGCTCATCGACGACCTGGCGTCGGGCGCCACCGTGGACGTCGTGCAGAGCTACTGCTCGCAGCTGCCCGTCACGGTGATCGCGGACATCCTCGGCGTGCCCGAGCATGAACGGTCGCGCATCCTCGAATTCGGTGAACTGGCGGCACCCAGCCTGGACATCGGGCTGACGTGGCAGCAGTACCTCAGCGTCGAAGACGGGCTGGACGGTTTCAACACCTGGCTGAGCACCCACATCGGCGAGCTGCGGGCCAATCCCGGCGACAACCTGATGAGTCAGTTGATCGAGGCCAGCGACGGGGGCGCCCGGCTCAACGACGAAGAACTGCGCGCCACCGCGGGACTGGTTCTGGCGGCCGGGTTCGAGACAACGGTGAATCTGCTGGGCAACGGCATCCGAATGTTGTTGCAGCATCCCGATCAACTGGCCCTGTTGCTGGCACAGCCCGACCTCTGGCCCACCGCCGTCGAAGAGATTCTGCGGCTCGATTCGCCGGTCCAGCTGTCGGCCCGCATCGCCAAGGTCGACGTCGACCTCGCGGGGTACCACGTGCAGGCGGGCGAGCCCGTCGTCGTCTACCTGGCGGGCGCCAACCGCGACCCCGCCGTCTTCCCCGATCCGCACCGCTTTGACGTCACCCGCGCCAACGCCGGTAAGCACCATTCCTTCTCTGGCGGACGGCATTTCTGCCTCGGCGCGGCGCTGGCCCGGTCCGAAGGCGAAGTGGGACTTCGGACGTTCTTCGAGCGGTTCCCCGATGCGCAACTCGCCGGACCCGGCACCCGGCGGGACACCCGGGTGCTCCGCGGATGGGCGGCATTGCCGATCGCACTCGGGCAGGCGCGGGCAGCGGTACCGTCGTGA
- a CDS encoding UDP-glucose dehydrogenase family protein — translation MRCTVFGTGYLGATHAAGMAELGHEVLGVDIDPGKIAKLAAGDIPFYEPGLRKMLRDNIEAGRLHFTTDYDEAAEFGDVHFLGVGTPQKKGEYAADLRHVRSVIDTLVPRLRRSAVIVGKSTVPVGTAAELGARARALAPAGVDVEVAWNPEFLREGFAVKDTLHPDRIVLGVQPDSQRAEAAIRELYARILERGVPFLLTDLQTAELVKVSANAFLATKISFINAIAEVCEATNADVTVLADALGYDPRIGRRFLNAGLGFGGGCLPKDIRAFMARAGELGADPALTFLREVDSINMRRRTRMVELTTKACGGTLLGANIAVLGAAFKPESDDVRDSPALNVAGMLQLNGAAVNVYDPKAMDNSRRVFPTLNYSTSVIEACDRADAVLVLTEWQEFLDLDPEQLAATVRVKVIVDGRNCLDVAKWQAAGWRVHALGRNLTP, via the coding sequence ATGAGATGCACCGTGTTCGGTACCGGCTACCTCGGGGCGACGCATGCCGCCGGCATGGCGGAGCTCGGCCATGAGGTCCTCGGCGTCGACATCGACCCCGGCAAGATCGCGAAGCTGGCGGCCGGTGACATCCCGTTCTACGAGCCCGGGCTGCGGAAGATGCTGCGCGACAACATCGAAGCCGGGCGGCTGCACTTCACCACCGACTATGACGAGGCCGCCGAGTTCGGCGACGTGCACTTCCTCGGCGTGGGCACCCCGCAGAAGAAGGGCGAGTACGCCGCCGACCTGCGACACGTGCGGTCCGTCATCGACACCCTGGTCCCGCGCCTGCGCCGGTCCGCGGTGATCGTCGGCAAGTCGACCGTTCCGGTGGGCACTGCCGCCGAACTCGGGGCCCGGGCCCGCGCGCTGGCGCCGGCGGGCGTCGACGTCGAGGTGGCGTGGAATCCCGAGTTCCTGCGCGAGGGATTCGCCGTCAAGGACACCCTGCACCCAGACCGCATCGTCCTTGGCGTGCAACCGGATTCGCAGCGCGCCGAAGCGGCGATCCGGGAACTGTACGCGCGGATCCTGGAACGCGGTGTGCCGTTCCTGCTCACCGACCTGCAGACCGCGGAACTGGTCAAGGTCTCCGCGAACGCCTTCCTGGCCACCAAGATTTCCTTCATCAACGCCATCGCCGAGGTGTGCGAAGCGACCAACGCCGACGTCACCGTGCTGGCCGACGCCCTGGGCTACGACCCGCGCATCGGCCGACGATTCCTCAACGCGGGCTTGGGCTTTGGCGGTGGCTGCCTGCCCAAGGACATCCGCGCCTTCATGGCCCGTGCGGGCGAACTCGGCGCCGACCCCGCGCTGACCTTCCTGCGCGAAGTGGACAGCATCAACATGCGCCGACGCACCCGCATGGTGGAGCTGACCACCAAGGCGTGCGGCGGCACCTTGCTGGGCGCCAACATCGCGGTGCTGGGTGCGGCGTTCAAGCCCGAGTCCGACGACGTGCGCGACTCGCCCGCCCTGAACGTGGCCGGCATGCTGCAGCTCAACGGCGCCGCCGTCAACGTCTACGACCCCAAGGCCATGGACAACTCCCGCCGGGTCTTCCCGACGCTGAACTACTCCACGTCCGTCATCGAGGCCTGTGACCGCGCCGACGCCGTGCTGGTCCTGACCGAATGGCAGGAGTTCCTGGACCTGGACCCAGAGCAGCTGGCGGCCACCGTCCGCGTGAAAGTGATTGTCGACGGCCGCAATTGCCTCGACGTCGCGAAATGGCAGGCTGCGGGCTGGCGGGTGCACGCGCTGGGCCGCAATCTGACCCCCTGA
- a CDS encoding DUF7159 family protein produces the protein MDIVLGVSMTPTTVRMALVEGDKADGEIVDHDIFETQTADDSATPVEQVVSAILGTRESAEEGGHHLKSVGVAWSDHDAAARLRDALDAAGVKDVMMVSELHAAGSLAQAAGQAVGYSSTGLLFVDRDTATMSVVDSDGAISKVLSRSLHSTDAMAVLGDMAAAVASADTSPQGMFVVGSGVDVTAVQAHLAELLDIPVNAPGDADLALARGAALASATAPMFDAATAGLAYSAAPGGAVAAAPLAAPLLTADEFGFDELGDAPVVADQGRKPFLLVGSALTSIFVVGVVALAISLAVSIRPTVDQRPAPAQAAIVPSAPVVAPAPPPAAVPPPAPAAAPEPAPEAVAPAPRRVEAPQVVKESAPQVHVPAPAPEAPAPAPAPVPVSMPDVPAAPVDPPPAAVPAPAPVVLPPPVIAIPGPQPPAWNPWVPRPQQPQWNPGNNYPDYPSRGGRGHDDDGYPGNYPGNGYPGNQYPGNGYPGSQYPGGSNGYPGDSGKKPKQPKQTCFLIFCQKN, from the coding sequence GTGGACATCGTTCTGGGTGTGTCTATGACGCCAACCACGGTGCGTATGGCGCTGGTTGAGGGTGATAAGGCCGACGGCGAGATCGTCGACCACGATATTTTCGAAACGCAGACGGCGGACGATTCAGCAACGCCGGTCGAGCAGGTTGTCAGCGCCATCCTGGGCACCCGGGAGAGCGCCGAGGAAGGCGGCCACCACCTGAAATCGGTGGGTGTCGCCTGGAGTGACCACGACGCCGCCGCGCGGTTGCGCGACGCGCTGGACGCGGCCGGCGTCAAGGACGTCATGATGGTCTCCGAGCTGCACGCCGCGGGATCGCTGGCGCAGGCCGCGGGCCAGGCTGTCGGCTACTCGAGCACCGGACTGCTGTTCGTCGACCGCGACACCGCCACCATGTCCGTCGTCGATTCCGACGGCGCCATCTCCAAGGTCCTGAGCCGCAGCCTGCACAGCACCGACGCCATGGCCGTCCTCGGCGACATGGCCGCCGCCGTCGCCAGTGCCGACACGTCGCCGCAGGGCATGTTCGTCGTCGGCTCCGGTGTCGACGTCACCGCGGTCCAGGCCCACCTGGCCGAACTGCTCGACATCCCGGTGAACGCCCCGGGCGACGCCGACCTGGCGCTGGCCCGCGGCGCCGCTCTCGCCTCCGCGACTGCACCGATGTTCGACGCCGCCACTGCCGGCCTCGCCTACTCGGCCGCGCCGGGTGGCGCCGTTGCCGCGGCGCCGCTGGCAGCCCCGCTGCTGACCGCCGACGAGTTCGGTTTCGATGAGCTGGGCGACGCCCCCGTGGTCGCCGATCAGGGCCGCAAGCCCTTCCTGCTGGTCGGTAGCGCGCTCACCTCGATCTTCGTCGTCGGTGTTGTGGCCCTTGCCATTTCGCTCGCGGTGAGCATCCGGCCGACGGTCGATCAACGGCCCGCGCCCGCGCAGGCCGCCATCGTGCCCAGCGCCCCGGTCGTCGCCCCGGCGCCGCCACCGGCCGCCGTCCCGCCGCCCGCACCGGCCGCTGCCCCGGAACCGGCGCCCGAAGCTGTCGCCCCGGCACCGCGCCGCGTCGAAGCGCCGCAGGTCGTCAAGGAATCCGCACCGCAGGTGCACGTCCCCGCGCCCGCCCCGGAAGCCCCCGCGCCGGCTCCGGCACCCGTGCCGGTATCGATGCCCGACGTGCCGGCCGCACCCGTCGACCCCCCGCCCGCGGCGGTGCCGGCCCCGGCGCCGGTGGTGCTGCCGCCGCCGGTCATCGCGATCCCCGGCCCGCAGCCGCCCGCCTGGAATCCCTGGGTGCCGCGTCCGCAGCAGCCGCAGTGGAACCCGGGCAACAACTACCCGGACTACCCGAGTCGCGGCGGCCGCGGTCACGACGACGATGGCTATCCGGGCAACTACCCCGGCAACGGCTACCCCGGAAACCAGTACCCCGGCAACGGATACCCGGGCAGCCAGTACCCGGGCGGCTCGAACGGGTACCCGGGTGACTCCGGCAAGAAGCCGAAGCAGCCCAAGCAGACCTGCTTCCTGATCTTCTGCCAGAAGAACTGA
- a CDS encoding ammonium transporter, with protein sequence MQGIDPAATAWLLASTALVLLMTPGLAIFYGGMVRTTGVLNMIMMSFISIPLVTVAWLVLGYTLAFSDGDGFLGNLEHIGMLGIGPSTTHGTVPELLFATFQLTFAIITAALISGAIADRAKFSAWMVFVPIWAIVVYSVIAHWVWGPDGWLAKMGALDYAGGLVVEIASGASALALAIVLGPRIGFKQDAMRPHNLPFVLLGVGLLWFGWFGFNAGSALAANGTAAAIFLNTLVAGCLGMLGWLTVEQVRDGKPTTFGAASGVVAGLVAITPSCGTVNTLGALVVGLLAGVICSFAVGLKFKLNYDDSLDVVGVHFVGGVVGVVLIGLLATDVMTGGARGLFYGGGFAQLGKQLLAMAVVAVYAFTATFVLGKIIDKVMGFRLSAEDETAGVDFTQHAETAYAEGVHGHLGTRRPSGSTSLTDLLKQARPDAEDA encoded by the coding sequence GTGCAAGGCATCGATCCCGCCGCCACCGCTTGGCTGCTCGCCAGCACCGCCCTGGTCCTGCTGATGACCCCGGGCCTGGCCATCTTCTACGGCGGCATGGTCCGCACGACCGGCGTGCTCAACATGATCATGATGAGCTTCATCTCGATTCCGCTGGTCACGGTGGCGTGGCTGGTGCTCGGGTACACGCTGGCCTTCTCGGACGGCGACGGCTTCCTCGGCAACCTCGAACACATCGGCATGCTCGGCATCGGCCCCAGCACCACGCACGGCACCGTTCCGGAGCTGCTCTTCGCCACGTTCCAGCTGACGTTCGCCATCATCACCGCGGCCCTGATCAGCGGCGCGATCGCCGACCGGGCCAAGTTCTCGGCCTGGATGGTCTTCGTGCCGATCTGGGCGATCGTCGTCTACAGCGTCATCGCGCACTGGGTCTGGGGCCCGGACGGCTGGCTCGCCAAGATGGGTGCGCTGGACTACGCGGGTGGCCTCGTCGTCGAGATCGCGTCGGGCGCCTCGGCCCTGGCGCTCGCCATCGTGCTGGGCCCGCGCATCGGCTTCAAGCAGGACGCCATGCGCCCGCACAACCTGCCCTTCGTTCTCCTCGGTGTCGGTCTGCTGTGGTTCGGCTGGTTCGGCTTCAACGCCGGCTCGGCGCTCGCGGCCAACGGCACCGCCGCCGCGATCTTCCTGAACACCCTGGTCGCGGGCTGCCTCGGCATGCTGGGCTGGCTCACCGTCGAGCAGGTGCGTGACGGCAAGCCGACGACGTTCGGTGCGGCGTCCGGCGTCGTCGCCGGGCTCGTCGCGATCACGCCGTCGTGCGGCACGGTCAACACGCTGGGCGCGCTGGTCGTCGGCCTGCTGGCCGGTGTCATCTGCTCCTTCGCGGTCGGTCTGAAGTTCAAGCTCAACTACGACGACTCGCTCGACGTCGTCGGCGTGCACTTCGTCGGCGGTGTCGTCGGCGTCGTGCTGATCGGCCTGCTCGCGACGGACGTCATGACGGGCGGCGCGCGCGGCCTGTTCTACGGCGGCGGATTCGCCCAGCTCGGCAAGCAGCTGCTGGCGATGGCCGTCGTCGCGGTGTACGCCTTCACCGCGACGTTCGTGCTCGGCAAGATCATCGACAAGGTGATGGGCTTCCGGCTCAGCGCCGAGGACGAGACCGCCGGCGTCGACTTCACGCAGCACGCCGAAACCGCCTACGCGGAGGGCGTGCACGGCCACCTGGGCACGCGCCGGCCGTCGGGTTCGACCTCTCTGACCGACCTGTTGAAGCAGGCCCGCCCGGACGCCGAGGACGCCTGA
- a CDS encoding superoxide dismutase family protein: MLNRATAAAALLTAPVFVLAACNSNQNGSKPSTSAPPTTWTQANPSALNVVLKTSDGRPVANASIDFTDGYATVTVETTGGGILAPGSHGMHIHSVGKCEGDFTSAGGHLQVAGHTGHPASGDLTPLNIRGDGTGKVVATTDAFTEAGLKGPEGSALIIHQGPDNFANIPPRYTHNGTPGPDAETLATGDAGGRVACAVLAPAGSTSSAPPSTSTSTATVTETTGVPVAPPVTSSSATSTSPTSTTPSTTTTTTSTTVPTTTTTIPTSPVGPVNPMPGG; the protein is encoded by the coding sequence ATGTTGAATCGCGCCACTGCAGCTGCTGCTCTGCTCACCGCACCGGTCTTTGTGCTGGCCGCCTGCAATTCCAACCAGAACGGCTCGAAGCCGTCGACCTCCGCGCCGCCGACAACCTGGACCCAGGCCAATCCGTCAGCGCTGAATGTCGTACTGAAGACGTCCGACGGCAGACCCGTCGCCAACGCCTCGATCGACTTCACCGATGGCTACGCCACCGTGACGGTCGAGACCACCGGCGGCGGCATCCTGGCCCCCGGCAGCCACGGCATGCACATCCACTCCGTCGGCAAGTGCGAAGGCGACTTCACGTCGGCCGGCGGCCATCTGCAGGTCGCCGGGCACACCGGGCATCCGGCGAGCGGAGACCTGACGCCGTTGAACATCCGCGGCGACGGCACCGGCAAGGTCGTCGCGACGACCGACGCGTTCACCGAGGCCGGCCTGAAAGGTCCAGAAGGCAGTGCGCTGATCATCCACCAGGGACCGGACAACTTCGCCAACATCCCGCCGCGGTACACCCACAACGGGACGCCTGGCCCGGACGCCGAGACCCTCGCGACCGGTGACGCCGGCGGGCGGGTGGCCTGCGCGGTGCTGGCGCCGGCTGGTTCTACGTCTTCTGCGCCTCCGTCGACTTCCACGTCGACCGCGACCGTCACTGAGACGACCGGGGTGCCGGTGGCGCCGCCGGTGACGTCTTCGAGCGCGACGTCCACTTCCCCGACTTCTACTACTCCGTCGACGACCACGACCACTACTTCCACCACCGTGCCGACTACCACCACGACGATCCCCACCAGCCCGGTCGGGCCGGTGAACCCGATGCCGGGTGGCTGA
- the dcd gene encoding dCTP deaminase — protein MLLSDRDLRAEIAAGRLGIDPFDDSMVQPSSVDVRLDSLFRVFNNTRYTHIDPAQQQDELTTLVEPAEGEPFVLHPGEFVLGSTLETCTLPHDLAGRLEGKSSLGRLGLLTHSTAGFIDPGFSGHITLELSNVANLPITLWPGMKIGQLCLLRLTSPAEHPYGSDKVGSKYQGQRGPTPSRSYLNFVKP, from the coding sequence GTGCTCCTCTCAGATCGCGATCTTCGGGCTGAAATCGCTGCTGGACGTCTCGGCATCGACCCGTTCGATGACTCGATGGTGCAGCCCTCCAGTGTCGACGTCCGGCTGGACAGCCTGTTCCGGGTCTTCAACAACACTCGCTACACGCACATCGACCCGGCGCAGCAGCAGGACGAGCTGACGACTCTGGTCGAGCCCGCCGAAGGCGAACCCTTCGTCCTGCATCCCGGCGAGTTCGTGCTGGGCTCGACACTCGAAACCTGCACGCTCCCACACGATCTGGCGGGTCGGTTGGAAGGCAAGTCATCACTGGGCCGCTTGGGCCTGCTGACACACTCGACCGCGGGCTTCATCGACCCAGGCTTCTCCGGGCACATCACGCTGGAGCTGTCGAACGTCGCCAACCTGCCGATCACCCTCTGGCCCGGCATGAAGATCGGCCAGCTGTGCCTGCTCCGCCTGACCAGCCCGGCCGAGCACCCCTACGGCAGCGACAAGGTCGGCTCCAAGTACCAGGGCCAGCGTGGGCCGACGCCGTCCCGGTCGTACCTCAACTTCGTCAAGCCCTGA
- a CDS encoding DUF732 domain-containing protein, producing the protein MINTRINKTAVRAALTPGAVGLVSVLAAGAANAAPADDQFLAALAHQGIGFGSTQPAITVAHHVCDALAGGMEPADISHNLAASNSGIDQQAGLVITVVAAQSYCPRFVHQMANGATVVGPDH; encoded by the coding sequence ATGATCAACACGCGAATCAACAAGACCGCCGTCCGCGCCGCCCTCACCCCAGGAGCGGTCGGCTTGGTCTCGGTCCTTGCCGCCGGCGCGGCCAATGCGGCGCCAGCGGACGACCAGTTCCTCGCCGCGCTGGCCCACCAGGGCATCGGCTTCGGAAGCACACAACCGGCGATCACCGTCGCGCATCACGTGTGCGATGCGCTGGCCGGCGGGATGGAGCCCGCCGACATCAGCCACAACCTGGCCGCCTCCAACTCAGGCATCGACCAGCAGGCCGGCCTCGTCATCACCGTCGTTGCGGCACAGTCGTATTGCCCACGCTTCGTACACCAGATGGCCAACGGTGCGACGGTCGTCGGCCCTGATCACTGA
- a CDS encoding NHL repeat-containing protein, whose amino-acid sequence MLPFTGLNGPYDVAVDAAGNVFVSDIAAGRNGANRVIELPAGSSTQKVLPFTRATVMTDPSGQVWVIDGGQSPSHLVKLAHDGEQQTVLPVPDLGRAYRGVIRAVDAAGGLYGMIGSGESSGGGCCLAVQVAKQAPGSKTPEALPFQHMSFAAGMTVDAAGNLYVGDGGGKRVLKLAPGASSPAELPFHAPRSVINIAVDAKGAVYLVDGQQNQILKLDPGSNTPRVLPFTGLKRPVSVAVGATGTVYVVDDGNRRIVKLEGVR is encoded by the coding sequence GTGCTCCCATTCACGGGGCTCAACGGACCCTACGACGTCGCGGTCGACGCGGCGGGCAACGTCTTCGTCTCCGACATCGCAGCCGGGAGGAACGGAGCCAATCGGGTGATCGAGCTGCCTGCCGGCTCGAGTACGCAAAAGGTGCTGCCGTTCACGCGCGCGACCGTGATGACCGATCCGTCCGGGCAGGTGTGGGTCATCGACGGCGGACAGAGCCCGAGCCATCTGGTGAAGCTCGCGCACGATGGCGAGCAGCAGACCGTGCTGCCAGTGCCCGATCTCGGTCGCGCCTACCGAGGCGTGATTCGGGCTGTCGACGCCGCGGGCGGCCTCTACGGCATGATCGGCAGCGGAGAGTCCTCGGGCGGCGGATGCTGTCTGGCGGTTCAGGTGGCCAAACAAGCGCCGGGATCAAAAACCCCCGAGGCATTGCCTTTCCAGCACATGAGCTTCGCCGCCGGGATGACCGTCGACGCCGCCGGCAACCTGTACGTCGGAGACGGCGGCGGCAAGCGCGTCCTGAAGCTGGCACCAGGGGCGAGCAGTCCGGCTGAGCTGCCGTTCCATGCACCCCGCAGCGTCATCAACATCGCGGTCGATGCGAAAGGCGCGGTGTATCTCGTTGACGGACAACAGAATCAAATCCTGAAGCTGGATCCGGGATCGAATACACCAAGGGTGCTGCCGTTCACCGGACTCAAACGCCCCGTCAGCGTGGCCGTTGGCGCAACAGGCACGGTGTACGTCGTCGACGACGGCAACCGCCGCATCGTCAAACTCGAGGGAGTCCGATGA
- a CDS encoding esterase → MTKRKLLPALINATALIGALVFSVPAVAHPGTPGCADLGGMVGAEHTCHIHTETSTYTIDIGYPLDYPDQQALTDFVTHDRDQFVDFMAQARPRDYPYGHGLTPHAYRSGASTSGTQSVVFDVHDDTGAHPVTGFKAFNYDLSARTAITLATLFKRGADPVATLDPIVQRYMNKRRQSTLEPPPHNTLGAEVYQNFAITDDAIIFFIGKGMWLPEVDGPQRVRVSRSELAAVLA, encoded by the coding sequence ATGACCAAGCGAAAGTTGTTGCCTGCGCTCATCAATGCAACTGCCCTGATCGGCGCGCTGGTCTTCAGCGTTCCCGCCGTGGCGCACCCCGGGACACCTGGATGTGCAGATCTCGGTGGGATGGTCGGAGCGGAGCACACCTGCCATATCCATACCGAAACCTCCACGTACACAATCGACATCGGTTATCCGCTCGACTACCCCGACCAGCAGGCACTGACCGATTTTGTGACGCACGACAGGGATCAGTTCGTGGACTTCATGGCGCAAGCCCGGCCGCGGGATTATCCCTACGGACATGGATTGACTCCGCACGCATACCGGTCGGGAGCTTCGACGTCCGGTACCCAAAGCGTCGTCTTCGACGTGCACGACGACACCGGCGCCCACCCCGTGACCGGATTCAAGGCGTTCAACTACGACCTGAGCGCACGTACCGCGATCACGCTCGCCACGCTGTTCAAACGGGGCGCCGACCCGGTCGCCACACTGGATCCGATCGTCCAGCGCTACATGAACAAGCGTCGCCAGAGCACCTTGGAACCGCCGCCGCACAACACGCTGGGGGCCGAGGTGTATCAGAACTTCGCGATCACCGACGACGCGATCATCTTCTTCATCGGCAAGGGCATGTGGCTCCCCGAAGTCGACGGGCCGCAGCGTGTGCGTGTATCGCGCTCCGAACTCGCGGCCGTACTGGCCTGA
- a CDS encoding bifunctional phosphatase PAP2/diacylglycerol kinase family protein — MDVRAIGKGLGTLDREVFEAVAESPSPLLDSVMPRLTRAADHSKLWFAIAVAMGAVGSASARRGATRGVVSLAVTSLVTNQVAKRIWRRPRPDHSRIPLPRRSRRMPTSHSMPSGHSASAAAFAVGVGLESAPAGFPLALLAGLVGLSRVATGAHYPGDVFAGFGIGAAIAVLGARIVPTIPATALPTSDPLRFRTEPRPEGEGVALVINPRSGDGTGKRILEEARKALPRMEIIEVGEDDDIKTVLRQTAERTDVLAVGGGDGTVACAAGVAVEAGVPLAVFPGGTFNHFAKDIGCDSVARTVEAITKGSAAYVDLVCLNEERMVINTASIGAYPNYVRMREKLERRMGKQLAGLCALYLTMRREAPVRISYDDKTLETELFFLGNSTYFPSGFAPSVRPRLDDGLIDVRILETGRRFSRLRIAMAVATGRLVRSPLYHELQVPEFRFTSIDGPTTVAHDGEVGEALSEASFSVKYRALPVFRPLP; from the coding sequence ATGGACGTGCGCGCGATCGGCAAGGGCCTGGGAACGTTGGACCGCGAGGTCTTCGAGGCAGTCGCCGAATCACCGAGCCCTCTGCTGGACAGCGTGATGCCCCGGCTGACCAGGGCCGCTGACCACTCCAAGCTGTGGTTCGCCATCGCGGTCGCCATGGGCGCGGTCGGCAGCGCATCGGCCAGGCGCGGCGCCACGCGCGGCGTCGTCAGCCTCGCGGTGACCAGCCTGGTGACCAACCAGGTGGCCAAGCGCATCTGGCGGCGGCCGCGACCGGACCACAGCCGGATACCGCTCCCGCGCCGCAGCCGACGCATGCCGACGTCACACTCGATGCCGTCCGGGCACTCCGCAAGCGCCGCCGCCTTCGCCGTGGGTGTCGGCCTCGAGTCTGCGCCGGCCGGTTTTCCGTTGGCCCTGCTGGCGGGCCTGGTCGGGCTGTCGCGGGTCGCCACCGGGGCGCACTATCCGGGTGACGTGTTCGCCGGGTTCGGCATCGGCGCCGCGATCGCGGTGCTGGGTGCCCGCATCGTCCCGACCATCCCCGCCACCGCGCTGCCGACGTCGGATCCATTGCGGTTCCGCACCGAGCCCCGGCCGGAAGGCGAGGGTGTGGCACTGGTGATCAACCCGCGTTCCGGTGACGGGACGGGCAAGCGGATCCTCGAAGAGGCCCGAAAAGCGCTGCCACGTATGGAGATCATCGAGGTCGGTGAAGACGACGACATCAAGACGGTGTTGCGGCAGACGGCCGAACGCACCGACGTGCTCGCGGTCGGTGGCGGCGACGGCACCGTCGCCTGCGCTGCCGGTGTCGCCGTCGAGGCAGGCGTCCCGCTCGCGGTGTTCCCCGGCGGCACGTTCAACCACTTCGCCAAGGACATCGGTTGCGACTCGGTGGCCCGGACGGTCGAGGCGATCACCAAAGGCTCTGCGGCGTATGTCGATCTGGTGTGCCTCAATGAGGAACGCATGGTGATCAACACCGCCAGCATCGGCGCATACCCGAACTACGTGCGGATGCGCGAGAAGCTCGAACGCCGGATGGGCAAGCAATTGGCGGGGCTCTGCGCGCTGTATCTGACCATGCGCCGGGAAGCTCCGGTGCGAATCAGCTACGACGACAAGACACTTGAGACCGAGCTCTTCTTTCTGGGCAACTCGACGTACTTCCCGTCCGGGTTCGCCCCGTCGGTGCGGCCGCGTCTCGACGACGGCCTGATCGATGTGCGGATCCTGGAAACCGGGCGACGCTTCAGCCGGCTCCGCATCGCGATGGCCGTCGCGACGGGTCGGCTGGTCCGCAGCCCGCTGTACCACGAGTTGCAGGTGCCGGAGTTCCGCTTCACCTCTATCGACGGCCCGACCACGGTCGCCCATGACGGCGAGGTCGGCGAGGCGCTCAGCGAGGCCAGCTTCAGCGTGAAGTACCGCGCGCTGCCGGTGTTTCGTCCGCTGCCCTAG